One Catalinimonas alkaloidigena DNA window includes the following coding sequences:
- a CDS encoding DNA repair ATPase, protein MAETISHTTEEAPTQLEQGTYEILRNRLKQHADDLRTRLDQLNGARRDVFGSLETKLVATERVTTEHNCVAQDMVPIGDSFLFGYNVHLGLKTETHLQDVFSIYRYQDHQFHAESLAMVQDARFLEDFKNLYKYYRDTRFVKFGVIGPQLFMVFQTSPKPEDIKTFKWAIQPDGKGVKYLDNRSDHEFVYPNQHEFRWIRATRDMHRKGMHPHISIEDRVFVEAVGGDLTIKVEDNTDTGEGIYAEPVDQVDQTLDDAEIHYAPVGNLIILKIKPFQEKAFRYIVYNEKLREAVRIDALADACVLLPDDQGILFPNGFYLQNGEYKLFDTDDTHMRFEKRLASPNGEDFLYVFYSPYSNHYTLLFYNLIEQRADIPVSCHGYSLFESGELLLFRDTAGDNAPKRHHAVQIWQTPFVGPDVPLSTTSDHYLFKIGNKDVVRAMAESRELITLVNRDDRYADLYIDLAKQASTLLDSYHWLSREEAYQLNEPLQAIKQSAAAAIEEFEKVTRLRQSTAEETHRVFQKAEELFGKVRRKKADSIRQYVEWLAELRTVRGELIALKELRYADGEAIATKEGKTAEQQDKLAHDAVQFLLQENSLAPYQQRLEELQQKADAVGKVVEVRETEQEVDTAAHELDLLIEVVSNLKIEDATQTTQIIDRISTLYAHLNQLRAALKRKRKELRGQEGRAEFAAQLKLIDQSVTNYLDASQTPERCDEYLTKLLIQLEELEGRFVEFEDFIEKITEKREELYNTFESKKVALIETRNRRAEALRQSAERVLKGIQNRVSSFASIAEINGYFAADLMVDKVRQFAQQLQELGDSVKADDVLSRLKTVREDAARQLKDRQELFVGGADTIRFGEHHFSVNTQPLDLTLVPRDGTLQFHLTGTNFFQPITDPAFLATREAWDQTLVSENARVYRAEYLAWQLFQQTQLSDDTLAEAVQQYVANHPQEGYVKGVHDQDALLLLQALRQLDQHIDLLRYPSSARAMAALYWQGFMAEKEKSVWHHRLKGIGVILQVFPDTHEFDGMIEELQTELRAFAQQHQLFAETWAEEAGAYLLHEIARDESFVTEGAAAQLRRDFAAYLKQVKAEAAYQTSVEALAASPAARFKLIRKWLRAFLDHTGKGEQRGYVDEVAVQLFANPAGEAKVIEASLETALSGLQGTHAVLDNGAYTLQYHDFSQRLRTFERETVPQYQAFVALKKQLTEDFRHELRLDSFRPRVLTSFVRNRLIDKVYLPLIGTNFAKQLGAAGDQKRTDRQGMLLLISPPGYGKTTLMEYIASRLGLVFMKINGPAIGHQVVSLDPGTAPNASAREELEKLNLALEMGDNLMLYLDDIQHLNPEFLQKFISLCDAQRKIEGVYRGRSRTYDLRGRKVAVVMAGNPYTESGDQFQIPDMLANRADIYNLGDIIGDSDEAFELSYLENSLMANPTLQKLAAKSTADLFPLLRIAATGSKEGLEFEANHTPEEINEYVNVLRKLVQVRDVLLRVNQEYIHSAAQADEYRTEPPFKLQGSYRDMNKLAEKVVPVMNDDELKTLLRSHYEQEAQTLTQGAEANLLKWKEMLGWITSEENARWEAIKTQFVKNNRLKGLGGNGVSQVVAQMEVLAEGIQRIGEALGRNGN, encoded by the coding sequence GCTGACGACCTGCGGACGCGCCTTGATCAGCTGAACGGCGCGCGCAGAGACGTGTTCGGGAGCCTGGAGACCAAACTGGTGGCGACCGAGCGCGTCACGACCGAGCACAACTGCGTAGCGCAGGACATGGTCCCGATCGGCGACAGTTTCCTGTTCGGCTACAACGTCCACCTGGGCCTCAAAACCGAGACGCACCTACAGGATGTGTTCAGCATCTATCGCTACCAGGATCACCAGTTCCATGCAGAATCGCTGGCGATGGTGCAGGACGCGCGGTTTCTGGAGGATTTCAAAAATCTTTACAAGTACTACCGCGACACACGTTTCGTGAAGTTTGGGGTGATCGGACCGCAACTGTTCATGGTGTTCCAGACCAGCCCGAAACCGGAAGACATCAAGACGTTCAAGTGGGCCATCCAGCCGGACGGAAAGGGAGTCAAGTACCTGGACAACCGGAGTGATCACGAGTTTGTCTACCCGAACCAACACGAATTTCGGTGGATACGGGCCACGCGCGACATGCACCGGAAGGGGATGCACCCGCACATTTCCATCGAAGATCGGGTGTTTGTCGAGGCGGTTGGTGGTGACCTGACGATCAAGGTAGAAGACAACACCGATACGGGCGAGGGGATCTACGCCGAACCGGTCGACCAAGTCGATCAGACCCTCGACGATGCCGAAATTCACTACGCTCCGGTCGGGAATTTAATCATCCTGAAAATCAAGCCTTTTCAGGAGAAGGCTTTCCGCTACATCGTCTACAATGAGAAGTTGCGCGAGGCGGTACGGATCGACGCCCTGGCCGATGCCTGTGTCCTTCTGCCCGACGACCAGGGAATCCTGTTTCCCAACGGATTCTACCTGCAAAACGGCGAATACAAGCTGTTCGATACCGACGACACGCACATGCGGTTCGAGAAACGCCTGGCCTCGCCGAACGGGGAAGATTTCCTCTACGTATTCTACAGCCCGTATTCCAACCATTACACGCTCCTCTTTTACAACCTGATTGAGCAGCGCGCCGACATTCCGGTGAGTTGCCACGGCTATTCGCTGTTCGAAAGTGGTGAATTGTTGCTCTTTCGCGACACGGCGGGCGATAACGCTCCGAAGCGGCACCACGCCGTGCAAATCTGGCAAACGCCGTTTGTCGGACCCGACGTGCCGCTGTCGACCACGAGCGATCACTACCTGTTCAAGATTGGCAACAAAGACGTGGTGCGGGCCATGGCCGAAAGCCGCGAGCTAATCACGCTGGTGAACCGCGATGACCGCTACGCCGACCTGTACATCGACCTGGCGAAGCAAGCCTCGACCCTCCTGGACAGTTACCATTGGCTGAGCCGGGAAGAGGCGTACCAGTTGAACGAACCGCTCCAGGCGATCAAGCAGTCGGCGGCAGCCGCCATCGAAGAGTTCGAGAAAGTAACCCGGCTGCGCCAGAGCACGGCCGAAGAAACCCACCGGGTCTTCCAGAAAGCGGAAGAACTGTTCGGAAAGGTGCGCCGGAAAAAGGCGGACTCCATTCGCCAGTACGTGGAGTGGCTGGCCGAGCTGCGCACCGTGCGGGGTGAGCTGATTGCGCTGAAAGAACTGCGGTACGCCGATGGGGAAGCCATCGCCACGAAAGAAGGAAAAACCGCCGAGCAGCAGGACAAGCTGGCGCACGACGCGGTGCAGTTCCTGTTGCAGGAAAACTCACTGGCCCCGTACCAGCAGCGGCTGGAAGAATTGCAGCAGAAGGCGGATGCCGTCGGGAAAGTGGTAGAGGTGAGAGAGACGGAACAGGAGGTCGATACTGCCGCTCATGAACTGGATCTGCTGATCGAAGTGGTGAGTAACCTGAAAATCGAGGACGCGACACAAACCACGCAGATCATCGACCGCATTTCGACCTTATACGCCCACTTGAATCAGTTGCGGGCCGCGCTGAAGCGGAAGCGGAAAGAGCTGCGTGGGCAGGAAGGACGGGCCGAATTTGCGGCGCAACTGAAGCTGATCGACCAGAGCGTCACAAATTACCTCGACGCCAGCCAGACGCCCGAGCGGTGCGACGAATACCTCACCAAACTCCTGATTCAACTGGAGGAACTGGAAGGCCGCTTCGTGGAATTCGAGGATTTTATTGAGAAGATTACCGAGAAGCGCGAAGAACTCTACAACACGTTCGAGTCGAAGAAGGTCGCGCTAATCGAAACCCGCAACCGTCGGGCCGAGGCCCTGCGGCAATCGGCCGAGCGGGTGCTGAAAGGCATTCAGAACCGGGTGTCGAGCTTCGCCTCCATCGCGGAGATCAACGGCTATTTTGCCGCCGACCTGATGGTCGATAAGGTGCGGCAGTTTGCGCAGCAGTTGCAGGAACTGGGCGATTCGGTCAAGGCCGATGACGTGTTGAGTCGCCTGAAAACGGTGCGCGAAGATGCCGCCCGTCAGTTGAAAGACCGGCAGGAATTATTTGTCGGCGGCGCAGATACAATTCGCTTCGGCGAGCATCACTTCTCCGTCAATACGCAGCCGCTGGACCTGACGCTCGTGCCGCGCGACGGGACGCTACAGTTTCACCTGACCGGCACCAACTTCTTCCAGCCCATCACCGATCCGGCCTTTCTGGCAACCCGCGAGGCGTGGGACCAGACCCTGGTGTCGGAAAATGCGCGGGTGTACCGTGCCGAGTACCTGGCCTGGCAACTGTTTCAGCAGACCCAGCTGTCGGACGACACGCTGGCAGAAGCGGTGCAACAGTACGTCGCCAACCACCCGCAGGAAGGCTACGTCAAAGGCGTGCACGATCAGGACGCGCTCCTGCTGTTGCAGGCGCTGCGGCAACTGGACCAGCACATCGACTTGTTGCGCTACCCTTCGTCCGCCCGTGCCATGGCTGCCTTGTACTGGCAGGGCTTCATGGCCGAAAAGGAAAAATCCGTCTGGCACCACCGCCTGAAAGGCATCGGCGTAATTCTACAGGTCTTTCCCGATACGCACGAGTTCGACGGGATGATTGAAGAATTGCAGACCGAATTACGTGCCTTTGCGCAGCAGCACCAGTTGTTTGCGGAGACTTGGGCCGAAGAGGCCGGCGCGTATCTGTTGCACGAAATTGCCCGTGACGAATCCTTCGTGACCGAAGGCGCGGCCGCCCAATTGCGTCGTGATTTCGCAGCTTACCTGAAACAGGTGAAGGCCGAAGCCGCGTATCAGACTTCGGTCGAGGCGCTGGCCGCGTCACCCGCCGCCCGCTTCAAACTGATCCGGAAATGGTTACGGGCCTTTCTGGACCACACCGGGAAAGGGGAGCAGCGGGGGTATGTAGACGAAGTTGCCGTGCAGTTATTCGCCAACCCGGCGGGCGAAGCGAAAGTCATCGAAGCCTCGCTCGAAACGGCGCTGTCAGGATTGCAAGGCACGCACGCTGTCCTCGACAATGGCGCGTATACGTTACAGTATCACGATTTTTCGCAGCGGCTCCGCACCTTCGAACGGGAAACCGTGCCGCAGTACCAAGCGTTCGTGGCACTGAAAAAGCAACTGACAGAAGACTTCCGACACGAACTGCGGCTTGATTCCTTCCGGCCCCGCGTGCTGACCTCGTTTGTCCGCAACCGCCTGATCGACAAAGTCTACCTGCCCCTGATCGGCACCAACTTCGCGAAGCAGTTGGGCGCGGCCGGCGACCAGAAACGGACCGACCGCCAGGGCATGCTGCTATTGATTTCGCCTCCCGGCTACGGGAAAACCACGCTGATGGAATACATCGCCAGCCGGTTAGGGCTGGTGTTCATGAAGATCAACGGACCGGCCATTGGGCATCAGGTCGTCTCGCTCGATCCGGGAACCGCTCCCAATGCATCGGCACGGGAGGAATTGGAGAAGCTAAACCTCGCGCTCGAAATGGGCGATAACCTGATGCTCTACCTGGACGACATCCAGCACCTGAATCCGGAGTTCCTGCAAAAATTCATCTCCCTGTGCGACGCGCAACGGAAAATCGAGGGTGTGTACAGGGGCCGCAGCCGGACCTACGACCTGCGGGGGCGGAAGGTGGCCGTGGTGATGGCCGGAAACCCGTACACGGAAAGCGGCGACCAGTTTCAGATTCCCGACATGCTGGCCAACCGGGCCGACATCTACAACCTGGGCGACATCATCGGGGATTCGGACGAGGCATTTGAGTTGAGCTACCTGGAAAACAGCCTGATGGCCAACCCGACGCTTCAGAAGCTGGCCGCCAAAAGTACCGCCGACCTGTTCCCACTCCTGCGCATTGCCGCAACGGGCAGCAAAGAAGGACTGGAGTTCGAGGCGAATCATACGCCCGAGGAAATCAACGAATACGTCAACGTGCTGCGCAAACTCGTGCAGGTGCGCGACGTGCTTCTGCGCGTGAACCAGGAATACATCCACTCCGCTGCGCAGGCCGACGAGTACCGCACCGAACCGCCGTTCAAGCTTCAGGGCTCGTACCGCGACATGAACAAATTGGCCGAAAAGGTGGTGCCCGTGATGAACGACGACGAACTGAAGACCCTGCTGCGTTCGCACTATGAACAGGAAGCGCAAACCCTGACGCAGGGTGCCGAAGCGAACCTGCTCAAGTGGAAGGAAATGCTCGGCTGGATCACCTCCGAGGAGAACGCACGCTGGGAAGCCATCAAAACCCAGTTTGTGAAGAACAACCGCCTGAAAGGCCTTGGGGGAAATGGCGTCAGCCAGGTTGTCGCCCAGATGGAAGTCCTCGCCGAAGGCATCCAGCGCATCGGAGAAGCCCTCGGCCGCAACGGCAACTAG